From a region of the Zingiber officinale cultivar Zhangliang chromosome 4B, Zo_v1.1, whole genome shotgun sequence genome:
- the LOC121977426 gene encoding zinc finger protein ZAT5-like, whose product MELAAEEGNSSASGSIDDVEFAHAVINKRKRTKRHRTQHPPPPPPVADSSSASSAETVSGTITEEEEDMANCLILLAQGRAFSEPEKRRRDEKFAGRRLPGGAGKAAGEFLYACKTCNKCFPSFQALGGHRTSHKKPKLAAILALAPTPTPTPAEENKRKLPIVPGDDNLLQISLNSSFSAKPKLHECAICGSEFSSGQALGGHMRRHRPMAVADAQAHASAKKDKTSFLSFDLNLPAAAYVGEAQSPPSPSTLSSPDLPQLWWRAGAITEKKE is encoded by the coding sequence ATGGAATTAGCGGCAGAGGAAGGCAACAGCAGCGCCAGCGGCAGCATTGATGACGTTGAGTTCGCCCACGCCGTCATCAATAAGCGCAAGCGCACCAAGCGCCACCGCACGCAGCACCCACCGCCACCGCCGCCGGTGGCTGATTCCTCCTCTGCCTCCTCGGCCGAGACGGTATCCGGAACGATTACGGAGGAAGAGGAGGATATGGCCAATTGCCTCATCCTCCTCGCGCAAGGCCGTGCCTTTTCGGAGCCGGAGAAGCGGAGGAGGGATGAGAAGTTTGCCGGAAGGAGGCTACCGGGCGGCGCCGGAAAGGCCGCCGGCGAATTTTTGTACGCGTGCAAGACCTGCAACAAGTGCTTTCCCTCCTTCCAGGCTCTCGGCGGACACCGCACCAGCCACAAGAAGCCTAAATTGGCAGCCATCCTAGCGCTGGCTccgacgccgacgccgacgccgGCCGAGGAGAATAAGAGGAAGTTACCGATCGTCCCCGGGGACGACAATTTGCTACAAATTAGCCTGAATTCTTCCTTCTCCGCAAAGCCTAAGTTGCACGAGTGCGCGATATGCGGGTCGGAGTTTAGCTCCGGGCAGGCGCTCGGGGGCCACATGCGGCGCCACCGGCCGATGGCCGTCGCAGATGCGCAAGCCCACGCCTCCGCCAAGAAGGACAAGACCAGCTTCCTCTCTTTCGACCTCAATCTCCCCGCTGCGGCCTACGTCGGCGAGGCTCAGAGTCCTCCTTCACCGTCTACGCTCTCTTCTCCGGATCTGCCTCAGCTCTGGTGGCGAGCTGGCGCCATTACTGAGAAGAAGGAATAA